Within bacterium, the genomic segment GAGGCGGCTATTACCTCAACCACCCCAGCTTCGCCGCTTTCAGTCGGCCAGCATGAGTGGTATGTGAATGCCAGAAACAATGCCGGCTTGACCACCCGGTCAACCTCGATTTTTACCTTTAAGACAGATGACGATCCACCGGTAACGAGTATGGCCCTCTCTGCTCCGAATTATGAGAACTACTATGTCACTTCAGCTACTACCTTTACCCTTTCAGCGGTCGATACCGGCTCCGGCGTGGCCTCAACCTTGTATCAAATTAATGGCCAAGGCTGGCTGTCCTATACCACCGCCTTTACTCTGGCCGGTAGGAATGAGGGAGTGCACACCATTAAGTACTACAGCACGGATAAGGCCGGAAATGTAGAGGCTACTAAGAGCCTGACCGTATATTTAGACAACACTTCGCCCACCACCACCATTACGGTTAGTGATCCTAAGGTAGTAATGGGGAATATTACTTATGTTGGCCTGAATAACACCTTTACCCTCTCGGCGATAGATACACCGAGCGCTGGTGTGGCCTTAACCGAATACCGGATTGATGCCGGAGGCTGGAAGACCTACGTCTCTGCCTTTTCTCTCCAAAGTGAAGGAATCACCACCGAAGGGGCCCATACCATAGAATACCGGAGCAGAGATAATCTCCAGAATATAGAGGGAACCAAATCGCTGGCCGTATACCTTGACCAAACGCCGCCGGCCACCAGCCTCGCCGTTTCCACACCTAAGTATATCAGAGATAAAATCTATGTCACCCCGGCCACTACCTTTTCTATGGCCGCGGCTGACACAGGCGTCGGTGTGGCTTCAACCGTTTATCGAATAGACGGCGGCGGCTGGATATCTTATACGACCCCCTTTAGTCTGACAGGCCAGACTGAGGGAAATCATCTCATTGAGTACCGGAGCACGGATAGCCTCCAGCAGATAGAAGCAGTCAAGCAATTATCAGTTTACCTGGATCAAACCGCGCCGAGCAGCAGTGTGGCGGTGGCTGAACCTAAATATATCATGGGGAACAAGGCTTATGTTGGAGCTTCCAGCAGCCTTACGATAACCGTTACCGAAGACGGTTCGGGGACTGCCTCGACCCTCTACCAAATTGACAGTGGAAACTGGAAGTCCTACACCACCGCCTTTTCCTTACAAAGCGAAGGGATTCTGACCGAAGGGGATCATACCCTCCAATATTACAGCACAGATAATCTGGAAAATACAGAGGCTATCCGAAGCCTCAACATTTATTTAGATCAAACTGGCCCAACAACCCTATTAGTCCCTTCCGGCCCGAATTACCAGGCAGTCGACACCCTTTATATCACTTCGGCCACTGGTTTTACCCTTATGGCTGAAGATTTGGGGGCCGGTGTGGCCTCTACCCTTTATCGAATTGATGGCCAGCCGTGGACATCTTACAGCAAGACCTTCTCGCTGGACATGCCGGGAGACCATATCATCTATTATCAAAGCACGGATTACTTAGGGAACCGAGAGGATACCAAGAGCCTGGCGGTCTATCTTGATGAGACCCCGCCGGTGACCTCCCTTAACGTCACCGGTCCTCAATATACAGGCTCGACTTATGTTACTTCCGCCGCCCGGTTTAGTTTAGATGTTGTTGATACAGGGGTTAGTGTTGATACTATCCGGTATCGAATAGATGGGGTTACAGACTGGACTGATTATCAGTCTCCCTTTAGCTTAGCTGATGGTCTGGCGGATGGGAATTACACCATAAGTTATTATAGCACAGATTACCTGGGTAATACAGAGACGACCAATAGCCAGTCGGTATATTTAGATAATACCCCGCCGGCCACCACGGACAATGCCCCTTCAGATTGGAGCAATACGCCGGTTACCATTAATCTCAGTTCGACAGATACGGGTGCCGGTGTAGCGGCCACTCGTTACTCCACTGATGGAATCTCCTGGGATACAGGCACAGCGGTCAGCCTCATGGCTTCAGGGATTTACACCCTCCGATATTATTCTACAGACCACCTTGGCCACCAGGAGCAAACTCACCAGACAGAGGTGAAGATCGACCTGACTGCGCCGAACGAATTCGATCTTCTGAGTCCGGCCAATGGTGATTGGATAGACAGCCCGTCGCCTGTTTTCACGTGGTTGCCAACTACTAATGGGGAATCGGGTATGGCCGGATATGACCTGTATCTGGATGGGGCGCTGAACAAGAGCGTTGAGGCCCAAACCACCTCTACCCAACTGAACGGGACGATGAGCCAGGGCTCCCATACCTGGTATGTGATAGCCAGAAACAATGCCGGCGATACGATGGCCTCAAACTCTGTCTTTGAAATCAGGTTGGATACCACGTCGCCTCAGCCGGTAGCCTGGGTCAATGATGGGCCGGGAGAGGATATAGACCTAACCAGCTCTACCCATCAGCTTTCGGCTAATTGGGCAGCCGCCAATGATGGTGTGGGGAGCGGGATCAGGGCTTACCTTTATGCCTTGGGGATAACTCCGGGTGGAACTGAGGTGGTTGGTTGGACAGATAATGGTTCCGACACCCACGTCACCGTAAATGGTCTATCCCTTGTCCCTGGAAAGACTTACTATTTCAGTGTCAAGACTCGAGATGGTGTTAGGCTCGAATCTGCTTCGACTTACTCAGATGGAATTATGGTCGAGTCTACCCCACCGCTGGCCTTTGATCTATTATCGCCAGTAGACGGCCTCTGGCTCGATTCAGTGCCTTCTCTCTCATGGGAGGCCTCTGCCGACCATGAATCAGGAATGGTCGGCTATGATCTCCTGATAGACGACCGCCGGGATCAGACGGTTTCTTCTGATGTAACCGAGACAAAACCAGCCGTTGAATTAACCGAAGGTAGGCATGACTGGTATGTCAGAGCCAAAAATGGGGTAGGTCTTGAGACGGCCTCTAATGACACCTTCTCCTTCGGCCTGGACTTCACCCCGCCAGCCAGTAAGATCATTGTCTCTGATCCAGCCTTTCCTATTGGTCAGGTGACCTACGTTACCTCGACTAATACCTTTAGCCTTTCGGCGGTTGATACCGGCTCTGGGGTTAAGGCCATCAGATACCGGCTCGATGGTGAGGGATGGAATGCTTATGAGGAAAAACCTTTCTCAGTGGAAATAGCCGGTCTTCATACCATTGGTTATCAAAGCGAGGATACCGTGGGACATTGGGAGGTGGAAAAGATACTGGATATCTACGTGGATGATACTCCGCCAACCGTTGAGCTTATTATTACCGGGCCTGAGTATTCGCCCAATGGGGTGAAATATGTGGCCTCTACCACCAGCCTTAGCTTTTCTGAGACTGATGGAGCCGGCGTAGGGGTAGATCTCACCGAATACCGGCTCGATGGAGGGGCATGGACTACCTACACCGGTTCCTTTACCCTGGCCGGTAAAGATGAAGATACTCACCTCCTGGAATATCGAAGCGCCGATAAACTCGGGAACCAGACAGGGATGGCCACTGCTACTCTCTATCTTGACCATACGCCGCCCACCACTACCGATAATGCCCCGTTGGATTGGAGCAATACCCCGGTAACAGTCGATCTCAGCCCGGCGGATACGGGAGCCGGCGTAGCGGCCACTCGTTACTCCACTGACGGAATCTCCTGGGATACAGGGACAGAGATTAGCCTAACCGCTTCAGGGATTCATACCCTTCAATACTATTCTATCGACCGCCTTGGCCACCAGGAACAAACAAACCAGAAAGAGGTGAAGATCGATTTGACGGCTCCAGTGGGCTTTAATTTACTGAGTCCGGCCAATGGTGATTGGACAGACAGCCGCTCGCCTGTGTTTAGTTGGCAGGAGACCACCAACGGTGAATCAGGGATGGCCGGATATGACCTCTATCTGGATGGGGTGCGGAACAAGAGCGTTGAGGCCCAAACCACCTTTACCCAACTGGAGGGGACCATAACCGAGGGCTCCCATACCTGGTATGTAGTGGCTATAAACAATGCCGGCGATACGATGTCCTCCAACTCCGTCTTTGAAATCAGGTTGGATACCACACCGCCCGGTCCGGTGGCCTGGGTCAGCGATGGATTAGTATCCGAGACCGAACTCTCAGCCAACTGGGCAGCCGCCGATGATGGAGAAGGGAGCGGGATTGCCGCTTATCTTTATGCCATTGGAACAATGCCGGGTGGAACCGACCTGGTGAATTGGAAAAATAACGGGGCTGATACCTCAGTGACCGAGAGCGGTCTTTTCCTTTTATCGGAAGAGACTTACTATTTCACGGTCAAGGCT encodes:
- a CDS encoding T9SS type A sorting domain-containing protein, coding for MGGTYDTIAIVAANVTTYQNTGLDSQTTYYYRVLAYNAAGESGYSNEANATTLEVPNAPTNLTAVAVSTSRIDLSWTDNSTIELGFYLERKVGAGGTYTQIATLGINVTTYQDMPLAAQTTYYYRVKAYNAAGESGYSNEVNATTFAGLEAGKIAFVSDRDGNAEIYVMNADGQDQSNLTNNLAEDRAPAISPDGYQIVFASYRSGNNYEIYLMTSSGLNPVRLTNNSADDNYPVFSPDGNYIAFESARDGNYEIYLMNINGSVQSNLTNNAFWDRHPTFSPDGTQIAFASMRDGDYEIWVMDVDGSNPTKLTNNLATDYYPAFGPDGRIAFVSTRDGNEEIYVMNPDGSGQTRLTANPAHDRYPCFSPDGSQITFATDRDGGGDRIYMMDSDGTGQVPLTVHPSDNYDPYWGTGRAPDTTPPAAFDLLSPANGSQVDTTSPILTWEASSDTESNLAGYDLYMDGELNKSVEAAITSTTPASPLSVGQHEWYVNARNNAGLTTRSTSIFTFKTDDDPPVTSMALSAPNYENYYVTSATTFTLSAVDTGSGVASTLYQINGQGWLSYTTAFTLAGRNEGVHTIKYYSTDKAGNVEATKSLTVYLDNTSPTTTITVSDPKVVMGNITYVGLNNTFTLSAIDTPSAGVALTEYRIDAGGWKTYVSAFSLQSEGITTEGAHTIEYRSRDNLQNIEGTKSLAVYLDQTPPATSLAVSTPKYIRDKIYVTPATTFSMAAADTGVGVASTVYRIDGGGWISYTTPFSLTGQTEGNHLIEYRSTDSLQQIEAVKQLSVYLDQTAPSSSVAVAEPKYIMGNKAYVGASSSLTITVTEDGSGTASTLYQIDSGNWKSYTTAFSLQSEGILTEGDHTLQYYSTDNLENTEAIRSLNIYLDQTGPTTLLVPSGPNYQAVDTLYITSATGFTLMAEDLGAGVASTLYRIDGQPWTSYSKTFSLDMPGDHIIYYQSTDYLGNREDTKSLAVYLDETPPVTSLNVTGPQYTGSTYVTSAARFSLDVVDTGVSVDTIRYRIDGVTDWTDYQSPFSLADGLADGNYTISYYSTDYLGNTETTNSQSVYLDNTPPATTDNAPSDWSNTPVTINLSSTDTGAGVAATRYSTDGISWDTGTAVSLMASGIYTLRYYSTDHLGHQEQTHQTEVKIDLTAPNEFDLLSPANGDWIDSPSPVFTWLPTTNGESGMAGYDLYLDGALNKSVEAQTTSTQLNGTMSQGSHTWYVIARNNAGDTMASNSVFEIRLDTTSPQPVAWVNDGPGEDIDLTSSTHQLSANWAAANDGVGSGIRAYLYALGITPGGTEVVGWTDNGSDTHVTVNGLSLVPGKTYYFSVKTRDGVRLESASTYSDGIMVESTPPLAFDLLSPVDGLWLDSVPSLSWEASADHESGMVGYDLLIDDRRDQTVSSDVTETKPAVELTEGRHDWYVRAKNGVGLETASNDTFSFGLDFTPPASKIIVSDPAFPIGQVTYVTSTNTFSLSAVDTGSGVKAIRYRLDGEGWNAYEEKPFSVEIAGLHTIGYQSEDTVGHWEVEKILDIYVDDTPPTVELIITGPEYSPNGVKYVASTTSLSFSETDGAGVGVDLTEYRLDGGAWTTYTGSFTLAGKDEDTHLLEYRSADKLGNQTGMATATLYLDHTPPTTTDNAPLDWSNTPVTVDLSPADTGAGVAATRYSTDGISWDTGTEISLTASGIHTLQYYSIDRLGHQEQTNQKEVKIDLTAPVGFNLLSPANGDWTDSRSPVFSWQETTNGESGMAGYDLYLDGVRNKSVEAQTTFTQLEGTITEGSHTWYVVAINNAGDTMSSNSVFEIRLDTTPPGPVAWVSDGLVSETELSANWAAADDGEGSGIAAYLYAIGTMPGGTDLVNWKNNGADTSVTESGLFLLSEETYYFTVKAQDVVGLESDPVFSDGVKLDSTPPLAFDLVSPANGTWTNNPQPTLSWQSSSDPESGLAGYSLFIDGSRVQTGIQTTQTAPPQALTPGPHTWYVEAVNKADGVRNSSSIYTINIDPTPPLGFDLASPANGSWTNNPQPTLSWQPSSDPESGMAGYNLFIDGSQVGTGIQTTQATPSQALVPGAHTWYVRAVNKAEGVTNSNSIYTINIDPTPPLAFDLSSPANGSWTNNPQPTLSWQSSSDPESEIAGYSLFIDGSQIATDIPTPQTTPSQVLAPGAHTWYVDAVNKAGGVKRSDSTYSINIDTAPPTVSLAVLPENSRSNFVITWSGTDNASGIASYRLEYKKGIGPWQTLISTTADTSYEFTGSLYHTYSFRVRAVDAAGNTGAYSEERSTTITILGYSEWMVAANGESISLEGRGTVTVPANVLDTDTYVHVDSLDTPTEMIYYHKIKGVDNPSLRIALDKGVFVGDIRVTILYQEDKVSNEENLRMYHYHETTEAWELVSGSWVDTEANTVTAETKDTGEFRLVEYGVTPESLGTISEVSNYPNPFLPSEETTIVYHLKKDTKVTIRIYDLLGHLVKEFEFSAGEEGGKEGPNEVPWDGRNGEGNLVEAGAYLCYIEAGGDDVVRKIMVR